In Paracoccus aerodenitrificans, the following are encoded in one genomic region:
- a CDS encoding DNA adenine methylase has protein sequence MPRSFSPLRYPGGKSGLYHLVATILRLNELDRRPYAEPFAGGAGLALALLYDGHVSELHLNDIDPSIWAFWDTVLNRPDDIIEKVMTTDITVDEWRRQREIYLTENLSNPLDLGFAAFFLNRTNRSGIIKGAGVIGGLEQSGSYKIDCRFNREDLARRISRIAKYRRRIHLTRLDAVDFLSHADKILPRQSLLCIDPPYFNKGSSLYTSFYRAADHEYLSKCILSLDRPWIVTYDEAPEICALYRSQPLHRVEVNYSVQTKRVAGEILIAAESVDVPSTLERIPDIAS, from the coding sequence ATGCCTAGGTCGTTCTCGCCTTTAAGGTATCCAGGTGGGAAGAGTGGCCTCTACCATCTCGTCGCGACAATTCTTCGGCTGAATGAGCTTGATCGGCGCCCCTATGCAGAGCCGTTCGCGGGCGGCGCGGGTCTGGCGTTGGCGCTGCTTTATGACGGTCACGTAAGCGAACTTCATCTAAATGATATTGATCCTTCGATATGGGCATTCTGGGACACCGTTCTCAACCGGCCAGATGATATCATAGAAAAGGTGATGACCACCGACATCACAGTCGATGAATGGCGACGGCAGCGGGAGATATACCTTACTGAGAATCTTAGTAATCCACTGGATCTCGGATTCGCAGCATTTTTTCTAAACCGCACTAACCGTTCCGGCATTATTAAAGGCGCTGGAGTAATCGGTGGGCTCGAACAATCTGGTAGCTACAAAATTGACTGTCGATTCAACCGAGAGGATCTCGCGCGAAGAATTTCTCGTATTGCCAAATATCGTAGGCGGATCCACCTAACTCGGTTGGATGCCGTTGATTTTCTAAGTCACGCTGACAAAATATTGCCGCGCCAATCGCTGCTTTGCATCGATCCGCCCTACTTCAACAAAGGTTCCAGCCTCTACACTAGCTTCTATAGGGCAGCCGACCACGAATATCTTAGCAAGTGCATACTTTCACTGGATCGCCCATGGATCGTCACTTACGATGAGGCGCCAGAAATCTGCGCTTTATATCGCAGCCAGCCGCTTCATCGCGTCGAGGTCAACTACTCGGTCCAGACGAAGCGTGTGGCAGGTGAAATACTTATCGCGGCCGAGAGTGTGGATGTTCCATCCACACTTGAGAGAATCCCAGATATCGCTTCCTAG